The proteins below are encoded in one region of Nilaparvata lugens isolate BPH chromosome X, ASM1435652v1, whole genome shotgun sequence:
- the LOC120354750 gene encoding uncharacterized protein LOC120354750, producing MESSSDEELLVIAAACAEEEEEIQKRRKHRYWVHEIFRRRNEFGEFHHLFDDLKKDDAKFFLYFRMTPKKFYELLELLKFPVKHSNFREVIGPEERLGLTLK from the exons ATGGAGAGTTCATCAGACGAggaattgct AGTAATAGCCGCAGCAtgtgctgaagaagaagaagagatacaGAAACGGAGAAAGCATAGGTACTGGGTGCACGAAATCTTCAGAAGAAGAAACGAATTTGGTGAATTTCATCATTTGTTTGACGACTTGAAAAAAGACGATGCTAAGTTCTTTTTATATTTCCGCATGACTCCAAAGAAGTTCTACGAATTGCTCGAGTTACTGAAATTCCCAGTGAAACACAGTAACTTCCGTGAGGTCATTGGTCCTGAGGAGCGGCTGGGCTTGACACTGAAGTaa